A genomic stretch from Setaria viridis chromosome 1, Setaria_viridis_v4.0, whole genome shotgun sequence includes:
- the LOC117843721 gene encoding L-gulonolactone oxidase 3, with amino-acid sequence MRATFLLLLLLLLSCHAPAPALSLPPRPPVRCGSGDNAACVLSNAYAAWSSDRADCPVSAVAYPASEREVVAAVARASADGARIKVVSGFAHTIPKLACPGGGGGNASTLLISTARLAAVEVDAAARTVTADAGAPLRAVIDAAEARGLSLTAAPYWEGVSIGGLVSTGSHGSSWWGRGGAVHDHVVGLRLVAPAGEADGWARVLPLRRGDELFPAALVSLGLLGVITKITLSLEPRFKRSITYEYRDDSTFQDDFAAHAARHEFADITWYPSQHTAVYRVDDRAPLNASGDGVNDFIGFQPTAIAVTAGLRALETSLERSRNVRGKCAMAAVEGAAKRLVGNGLKNNGLLFTGYPVVGYQGKMQTSGSCARSPASDLLRACGWDPRFRGLFFYESTAIFSPPARFRDFVLDVKRLRDAAGAESLCGVDVYNGLLVRFVRASAAHLGQPEDSVVVDFNYYRASDPAAPRLSGDVWEEVEQLAFVKHGARPHWAKNRLVAFAGVRGKYPRWGQFAAAKRRLDPRGLFDSPWSDEVVGGVEVEVDKGDGCALDGRCVCLEDRHCSPGQGYYCRPGLVFTEARVCRYSVSQNQ; translated from the exons ATGCGCGCcacctttctcctcctcctcctcctcctgctgtcGTGCCatgccccggcgccggcgctctcgctgcccccgcgcccgccggtgcGCTGCGGCAGCGGTGACAACGCGGCATGCGTGCTCTCCAACGCCTACGCCGCGTGGTCCAGCGACCGCGCCGACTGCCCCGTCTCGGCCGTCGCGTACCCGGCGTCCGAgcgggaggtggtggcggccgtggcgcgCGCCAGCGCCGACGGCGCCCGCATCAAGGTCGTCAGCGGCTTCGCGCACACCATCCCCAAGCTGgcctgccccggcggcggcggcgggaacgcCAGCACCCTGCTGATCAGCACGGCGAGgctggcggccgtggaggtggacGCCGCGGCGCGGACGGTGACCGCGGACGCCGGCGCGCCGCTGCGGGCCGTCATCGATGCGGCCGAGGCGCGCGGGCTCAGCCTCACAGCGGCGCCCTACTGGGAAGGCGTCAGCATCGGCGGCCTCGTCAGCACGGGGTCCCACGGCAGCTCGTGGTGGGGACGCGGCGGTGCCGTGCACGACCACGTGGTGGGGCTCAGGCTCGTCGCGCCCGCCGGGGAGGCCGACGGCTGGGCCAGGGTCCTGCCGCTGCGCAGAGGCGACGAGCTCTTCCCCGCCGCGCTCGTCTCCCTCGGGTTGCTTGGGGTCATCACCAAG ATCACACTGTCACTGGAGCCGAGGTTCAAGCGGAGCATCACCTACGAGTACCGGGACGACTCCACCTTCCAGGACGACTTCGCCGCCCACGCGGCGCGCCACGAGTTCGCCGACATCACCTGGTACCCTTCCCAGCACACGGCCGTGTACCGCGTCGACGACCGCGCCCCCCTCAACGCCTCCGGCGACGGCGTCAACGACTTCATCGGCTTCCAGCCCACCGCCATCGCCGTCACCGCGGGGCTCCGGGCCCTGGAGACCTCGCTGGAGCGGTCCAGGAACGTGAGGGGCAAGTgcgcgatggcggcggtggagggcgcgGCGAAGCGGCTGGTCGGCAACGGGCTCAAGAACAACGGCCTCCTCTTCACGGGGTACCCCGTGGTGGGGTACCAGGGGAAGATGCAGACGTCGGGCTCCTgcgcgcgctcgccggcgtCCGACCTTCTCCGCGCGTGCGGGTGGGACCCCCGGTTCCGCGGCCTCTTCTTCTACGAGTCCACGGCGAtcttctcgccgccggcgcggttCCGGGACTTCGTCCTCGACGTGAAGCGCctccgcgacgccgccggcgccgagagCCTCTGCGGCGTGGACGTGTACAACGGGCTCCTGGTCCGGTTCGtgcgggcgtcggcggcgcaCCTGGGGCAGCCGGAGGACTCGGTGGTGGTGGACTTCAACTACTACCGCGCGTCggacccggcggcgccgcggctgaGCGGGGACGtgtgggaggaggtggagcagctGGCGTTCGTCAAGCACGGCGCCAGGCCGCACTGGGCCAAGAACCGGCTGGTGGCGTTCGCCGGCGTGAGGGGGAAGTACCCGCGGTGGGGGCAGTTCGCGGCGGCGAAGCGCCGGCTGGACCCGCGGGGCCTGTTCGACAGCCCGTGGTCCGACGAGGTCGTCggcggggtggaggtggaggtggacaaGGGCGACGGGTGCGCGCTCGACGGCCGGTGCGTGTGCTTGGAGGACAGGCACTGCAGCCCCGGGCAGGGGTACTACTGCAGGCCGGGGCTCGTGTTCACGGAAGCCAGGGTCTGCAGGTACTCGGTGTCGCAGAATCAGTGA